A region of the Clostridium sp. AN503 genome:
CGTTCCGGCTTACACAGATGGCATATACACCAACCTTCACCCGGACTGCTTTACAAGTGATCTTCCTGCAGGTTCCGCTGCCATGTTCCACCGCGCCATGGCTCTCTGTAAACTTTCCCGACAGTACTTTTCCTGTTTAAACGCATTTGGCTGTGCGATTTTCTGTTATCATAACTCTGAATCTGACCGATGTCAAGCAAAATTATTTAACACGTTACTTCATTGCTTTGTCAAATTCAGGGTTGAAATAATAGAAGTTTTTGGCATCCATGGTGGATTTGATCTTTTCCAGCGCCTCCCCAAAACGCTGGAAATGGACTACCTCCCGGGCGCGCAGGAACTTGAGCGGTTCCCGGACTTCCGGATTTTCGATGATGCGGATCAAGTTGTCGTAGGTGGTGCGGGCCTTCTGCTCTGCGGCAAGGTCCTCATGCAGGTCCGTGATCGCGTCGCCCTTGGACTGGAATTCACAGGCGTTAAAAGGCACGCCTGCCGCCGCCGTAGGCCAGAGGGCGGTGGTGTGATCCACATAGTAGGCGTCAAAGCCTGCGGTTTTGGCCTCCTCCGGGGTCAGGTTCTTGGTAAGCTGGTAGACCATGGCGCAGATGATCTCAAGGTGCGCCAGTTCCTCCGTTCCGATATCCGTTAAAAGTCCGCCCACTTCCTTACATGGCATGGTGTAGCGCTGGGAAAGATAACGCATGGAAGCAGCCAGCTCGCCGTCGGGTCCGCCGAACTGAGAGATGATGAGCGATGCTGTTTTGGGGCAGGTCTGTGTGATGTTGACCGGGAACTGCAGCCGTTTTTCATAAGTCCACATTATAAAGCACCTCCTTGGTTGTCCCAGGGAAGCGGTCCGTCGGACCAGGTAAAATGCTTTTGCCCCGGGTATTTGCAGTGACTGTCGGTTTCGTTGTTGGTATCGGGACATACGCAGTCCACGGTCAGCGGCTCAAACTGGCGGGCAAACTGTTCCATAAGCTGTTTGCGCTGTGCCTTCGCCTGGCTGAAATTGTCCAGGGCGTCCGTATCGAGCGGATGGGTGTCCAGATAAAGGGTTAAGTCATTTACCACAAAGCTGATCTCCTGGATCTGCTGTAGAAGCTGTGCGCGGTCAGCCATGATGGGCACCTCCTTTTTGTCCTGCCTTACAGGAACAGGCTTCGGGAATATTGGCGGAACCGTCCGCAGTAACATAGAACGGTTTGTCAAGCGCCGGGAAAATGGTACCCTGTTTCAGGGCTTTTTCCGGGGCGTAGGGTGTCTCCCAGGGCTGCAGGGGGACGGTTGAAATGGCGAGAACCAGGCCGGCTTCCGCTGACGGGACCGGATGACAGTTGCAGGTTTGCATAGTTTACACTCCTTTCAGAA
Encoded here:
- a CDS encoding manganese catalase family protein, with the protein product MWTYEKRLQFPVNITQTCPKTASLIISQFGGPDGELAASMRYLSQRYTMPCKEVGGLLTDIGTEELAHLEIICAMVYQLTKNLTPEEAKTAGFDAYYVDHTTALWPTAAAGVPFNACEFQSKGDAITDLHEDLAAEQKARTTYDNLIRIIENPEVREPLKFLRAREVVHFQRFGEALEKIKSTMDAKNFYYFNPEFDKAMK
- a CDS encoding spore coat associated protein CotJA → MQTCNCHPVPSAEAGLVLAISTVPLQPWETPYAPEKALKQGTIFPALDKPFYVTADGSANIPEACSCKAGQKGGAHHG
- a CDS encoding spore coat protein CotJB; the protein is MADRAQLLQQIQEISFVVNDLTLYLDTHPLDTDALDNFSQAKAQRKQLMEQFARQFEPLTVDCVCPDTNNETDSHCKYPGQKHFTWSDGPLPWDNQGGAL